In Limisphaerales bacterium, the following proteins share a genomic window:
- a CDS encoding alpha/beta hydrolase, producing MNRILCLLFTAVLCGAAEPTSKSNENLQRILKRYPAADANQDGILTHTEAKAFQKLRSNREANRPVLKPTNADIAYGTHARHKLDLWLVRNDRPTPLLICIHGGGFRAGDKSSYHRQVNLIKRMHAAGISVAAINYRFTEGGNNPLPGAMHDSGRALQFLRHHAKKYNLDKTRFAATGGSAGACILMWLGFHNDLADPDNADPVKRESTRLIALAPSGGQPTLSPVTFRKWFGVKNLIPHPAMRAIFGLRGEGDIEWTPQLTERARINSPITYLTRDDPPCYQTYGSADSPVTEKTNPNQWVHHPRLGIELKEAMDQLGIECHVQYKGGPPIKAYRGVNDFLVKKLTGK from the coding sequence ATGAACCGCATTCTCTGTTTATTATTTACGGCTGTGCTTTGCGGTGCCGCCGAGCCCACCTCCAAGTCCAATGAAAATCTCCAGCGCATCCTCAAGCGTTACCCCGCCGCCGATGCCAATCAGGACGGCATCCTCACGCACACTGAGGCAAAGGCATTTCAGAAACTTCGGAGCAACCGCGAGGCCAACCGCCCCGTGCTCAAGCCCACGAATGCCGACATCGCCTACGGCACACACGCACGGCACAAGCTCGACCTTTGGCTCGTGAGGAACGACCGCCCCACACCGCTACTCATTTGCATCCACGGCGGCGGCTTTCGCGCAGGCGACAAGAGCAGCTACCACCGGCAGGTGAACCTCATCAAGCGCATGCACGCCGCGGGCATCTCGGTGGCAGCCATCAACTATCGTTTCACCGAGGGTGGCAACAATCCGCTGCCCGGTGCGATGCACGACTCGGGCCGCGCGCTGCAATTCCTGCGGCATCACGCAAAAAAGTACAACCTCGACAAAACCCGCTTCGCCGCCACCGGCGGCTCGGCCGGCGCGTGCATCCTCATGTGGCTCGGCTTCCACAATGACCTTGCCGATCCGGACAACGCTGATCCCGTTAAACGAGAATCCACCCGCCTCATCGCCCTCGCCCCCAGCGGAGGCCAACCAACCCTCAGCCCCGTGACTTTTCGCAAATGGTTTGGCGTGAAAAATCTCATCCCGCATCCCGCCATGCGTGCAATCTTCGGCCTGCGCGGCGAAGGGGACATTGAGTGGACGCCGCAACTCACCGAACGCGCCCGCATCAATTCCCCCATCACCTACCTCACGCGCGACGACCCGCCCTGCTACCAAACCTACGGCTCGGCTGATTCGCCAGTCACCGAAAAAACCAATCCAAACCAGTGGGTGCACCACCCGCGCCTCGGCATCGAGCTCAAGGAAGCGATGGACCAGCTCGGCATCGAGTGCCACGTGCAATACAAAGGTGGCCCGCCCATCAAGGCGTACCGTGGCGTGAATGATTTTCTGGTGAAAAAACTCACCGGGAAGTGA
- a CDS encoding sialate O-acetylesterase: MRIPFMPLALLLAAFIITGCQTSSDAVQVFILAGQSNMEGQGVVDLDHPRNYNGGKGILKNVMTTPENKTRYAHLKDANGTWTVRDDVFVRFRNRSGVMAGGLTIGFTGYGSQNSRHHIGPELQIGHRLGDAIETPVLLIKTAWGGKSLHKDFRPPSAGGETGEFYQKMLAEVREGLANAATEFPALAGKELEIAGFIWFQGWNDMFNKEALADYETNLVHLIKDVRTEFKVPKLPVIIGELGNGGPQGSANMLAIRAAQKAAAERRDFRGNVLFVPTTAFARPKEQSPNVGHGHHWFGNAESYFLIGDALGKAMIDLRR, from the coding sequence ATGCGAATCCCTTTCATGCCTCTCGCGCTATTGCTGGCTGCATTCATCATCACCGGTTGTCAAACGTCATCCGATGCCGTGCAGGTGTTCATCCTGGCCGGCCAATCCAACATGGAAGGACAGGGTGTGGTGGACCTCGACCACCCGCGCAACTACAACGGCGGCAAGGGCATTTTGAAAAACGTCATGACCACGCCGGAGAACAAAACCCGCTACGCTCATCTCAAGGACGCCAACGGCACTTGGACCGTGCGCGATGATGTCTTCGTGCGCTTCCGAAACCGGAGCGGCGTGATGGCCGGTGGGTTGACGATTGGCTTCACCGGCTACGGTTCGCAAAACAGCCGGCATCATATCGGGCCGGAACTTCAAATTGGCCATCGGCTTGGCGACGCGATTGAGACGCCGGTGTTGCTCATTAAAACCGCGTGGGGCGGCAAGAGTTTACACAAGGATTTTCGCCCGCCCAGCGCCGGCGGCGAGACGGGTGAATTTTATCAAAAGATGCTGGCCGAGGTACGCGAGGGCTTGGCAAATGCCGCGACGGAGTTCCCCGCGCTGGCCGGCAAGGAACTGGAGATCGCCGGCTTCATTTGGTTTCAAGGCTGGAACGATATGTTCAACAAGGAGGCTCTTGCGGACTACGAAACCAATCTTGTGCACCTCATCAAGGACGTTCGCACGGAGTTTAAGGTGCCCAAGCTGCCCGTCATCATCGGCGAGCTGGGCAACGGCGGCCCGCAGGGAAGCGCCAACATGCTCGCCATTCGCGCCGCGCAAAAGGCGGCGGCGGAACGGAGGGATTTTCGCGGCAATGTATTGTTTGTCCCCACCACCGCCTTCGCGCGGCCCAAGGAACAATCGCCCAACGTCGGCCACGGGCATCATTGGTTCGGCAATGCGGAGAGTTATTTTTTAATTGGCGACGCGCTGGGCAAGGCAATGATCGACTTGCGCCGCTGA
- a CDS encoding DUF1501 domain-containing protein translates to MVDLFGNSDGGQAHCDGFSRRDFLKVGGMAAGGLSLGQLLEVEAAQKTGRSHKAVINIYLPGGPSHLDFFDLKPEAGKEIRGEFRPIKTNVPGVEICEMFPRLAKMADQYSIIRSLADSDGAHDCFQCMTGRRQSEKRNAPQGGWPSWGSWVSKLQGSQAGVPANLSLMYPTGNRTWGQAGNGGFTGAAHSPMQLVQKNPNAKAQSLALEGISLDRLNDRNRLRGAIDKFRATADATGQQSDLDAYNAQALGILSNSGLMDALDVSKEDPRIAERYGVNDSKYQRDGAPRMIRNFLIARRLVEAGARVVSLNYSRWDWHGGDGMNFPRSRQEMPLLDQGLSALLTDLKERGLNKDVAVVMWGEFGRTPKINKNNSRDHWPRANFVFMAGGGMNHGQVIGSTDKHGNEPNDRPVKFQEVFATLYNCLGINTATATVTDSQGRPHYLVDSGIKPIRELVG, encoded by the coding sequence ATGGTTGATCTTTTTGGCAACTCTGATGGCGGCCAAGCCCATTGCGATGGGTTTTCGCGGCGCGATTTTTTGAAGGTCGGCGGCATGGCCGCGGGCGGGCTTTCGCTGGGGCAACTGCTCGAGGTGGAGGCGGCGCAAAAAACCGGCCGCTCGCACAAGGCGGTGATTAATATTTACCTTCCCGGCGGTCCGTCGCATCTGGATTTCTTCGACCTCAAGCCCGAGGCGGGCAAGGAAATCCGCGGCGAGTTCCGGCCGATTAAAACCAACGTGCCCGGCGTGGAGATTTGTGAAATGTTTCCGCGCCTCGCGAAGATGGCCGACCAGTATTCCATCATCCGTTCACTGGCCGATTCCGATGGTGCGCACGATTGTTTCCAGTGCATGACCGGTCGGCGCCAAAGCGAGAAGCGCAATGCGCCGCAAGGCGGCTGGCCGAGCTGGGGTTCGTGGGTGAGCAAGTTGCAAGGCTCGCAGGCGGGCGTGCCGGCGAATCTTTCGCTGATGTACCCCACCGGCAACCGCACGTGGGGCCAAGCCGGCAACGGCGGCTTCACCGGCGCGGCCCATTCGCCGATGCAGCTGGTGCAGAAAAATCCAAACGCCAAGGCGCAAAGCCTCGCGCTGGAGGGGATCAGCCTCGACCGCTTGAACGACCGCAACCGGCTGCGCGGTGCCATTGACAAGTTCCGCGCCACCGCCGATGCGACCGGCCAACAGTCCGACCTCGACGCTTATAACGCGCAGGCCCTCGGCATCCTGTCCAACAGCGGTCTCATGGACGCGCTGGATGTTTCCAAGGAAGACCCGCGCATCGCCGAGCGGTACGGCGTGAATGATTCCAAGTACCAACGCGATGGTGCGCCGAGGATGATTCGCAACTTTCTCATCGCCCGCCGTCTTGTGGAGGCCGGGGCGCGCGTGGTGTCGCTGAACTACAGCCGCTGGGACTGGCACGGCGGCGACGGCATGAACTTCCCGCGCTCGCGCCAGGAAATGCCACTGCTGGACCAGGGCCTCTCCGCGCTGCTCACCGACCTCAAGGAACGCGGCCTCAACAAGGACGTGGCCGTCGTGATGTGGGGCGAGTTTGGCCGCACGCCGAAGATCAACAAAAACAACAGTCGCGACCATTGGCCGCGCGCCAACTTCGTCTTTATGGCTGGCGGCGGTATGAACCACGGCCAAGTCATCGGCTCCACCGACAAACACGGCAACGAGCCCAACGATCGACCGGTGAAATTTCAGGAAGTGTTTGCGACGCTCTATAATTGCCTCGGCATCAACACCGCCACCGCCACCGTCACCGATTCTCAGGGTCGTCCGCATTACCTCGTGGACAGCGGCATCAAGCCCATCCGCGAGTTGGTCGGCTGA
- a CDS encoding PQQ-binding-like beta-propeller repeat protein: protein MQPIRILAGLMLAGFILISTTHAAPSIPQSLNLKGGFVVHLGCGDGKLTLTLRPNSRFQVHGLDANPANVAKARAAVRAADVYGAISIDRLAGNSLPYIDNMVNLLVAENLGPVPMAEVLRVLAPEGVAYIKNGGEWKATTKPRPEDIDEWTHYLHDAGGNAVAHDKQVGPPRHLQWLGSPRWSRHHDRMASMSALVSTGGRVFYVMDEGSRVSIQLPARWTLVARDAFNGVILWKKPMKKWHSHLWPLKSGPTQLARRLVAVKDRVYITLGVDEPVSVLDAATGELIHELPGSKGAEEVIVEGGQVFVLESTEEWELNSFLPFHNTGDQARVRRDFAWNKKKREVKAYDSVTGKRIWGHNSKVAPLTMTADEHRVFFHDGEKVVALNRSSGDVAWNAGKSFLPEVVRFNFGPKLVSHDGVVLYAGGDRTMKAIDAKTGEQLWEAPHARGGYQSPEDLLVMRGMVWSAPTTSGRDSGIFTGRDLRTGKVRVEIPPNVDTYWFHHRCYIAKATDNFLMPSRTGIEFIDPDTKNWDINHWVRGGCLYGVMPANGLTYAPPHNCACYPEAKLFGFNALASASPSRALGKVIESNRLERGPAFGQATDTGGIGESDWPTYRHDNLRSGFSKNSVGEKLAQNWATQLEGKLSAVTIAENKLFVARVDAHEVVALNATSGKELWRFTAGGRVDSPPSIRDGRAYFGSADGWVYCLRARDGALAWRFRAAPEDRRLMAYEQLESVWPVHGSVLIRDDQIYFVAGRSNFLDGGMRWFALDAFTGKKNIEVVLDEKEPGENKNLQERIQILQMPVGLPDILSSDDKFIYMKSQKFDREGQRIGLGPHTGDFAGQGGQQGGDTAHVFCPTGFLDDTWFHRSYWVYGRSFAGGHAGYYQAGRFAPSGRLLVFDQEKIYGFGRKPQYLKWTTVLEHQLFAANRVQKAPPPAANKPKRPAAKAAMVSFGVPRTMDPTGKALTVSAWVNAKRPSGVILARGGPQNGFALVMQNGTPAFLIRAKDNLASVTARGKFGGRWVHVTGVLDANKQMHIYINGQPAGHSKATGLIASTPLQGLEIGSDDGSPVGAYRSPNTFSGTIDTVRIYHRALSDDEVAALHADKAPANDPALMLACDFEKGKATDASGKNHHGQLIGARSVLGRDEASGLAMQFKATAGAAAGSASVPYDWTTDLPILVRAMAKAGDTLYVIGPPDLVDEEESFVKLTKGDPKVQKILTAQAAALQGKQGAILLVINVKTGATQATHKLPALPVWDSLAVANGKLFYTTQTGEVICLGE, encoded by the coding sequence ATGCAACCTATTCGAATTCTTGCCGGATTGATGTTGGCCGGATTCATTTTGATTTCCACAACGCACGCCGCGCCAAGCATCCCCCAATCGCTCAACCTCAAAGGCGGCTTCGTCGTCCACCTCGGTTGTGGTGATGGCAAACTCACTTTAACGCTCCGGCCCAATTCTCGATTTCAAGTGCACGGCCTTGATGCCAATCCGGCTAATGTTGCCAAGGCCCGCGCCGCGGTGAGGGCGGCGGACGTGTACGGCGCGATTTCAATTGACCGCCTCGCTGGCAATTCGTTGCCGTACATTGACAATATGGTAAACCTGTTGGTGGCAGAAAATCTGGGCCCCGTGCCGATGGCGGAGGTGTTGCGCGTGCTCGCGCCGGAAGGAGTTGCCTATATTAAGAACGGCGGCGAATGGAAGGCGACAACCAAGCCGCGCCCGGAGGACATTGACGAATGGACGCACTATCTCCACGACGCCGGTGGCAACGCGGTGGCGCACGATAAACAAGTCGGGCCACCGCGGCATTTGCAGTGGCTGGGCAGTCCGCGTTGGAGCCGGCATCACGATCGGATGGCGAGTATGAGCGCGTTGGTTTCCACGGGCGGGCGGGTATTTTATGTGATGGACGAAGGCTCACGCGTGTCCATCCAATTGCCCGCACGCTGGACGTTGGTGGCGCGCGATGCGTTTAACGGCGTGATTCTTTGGAAGAAGCCGATGAAAAAATGGCACAGCCATTTGTGGCCGTTGAAGAGCGGGCCCACGCAATTGGCGCGGCGGTTGGTTGCGGTGAAGGATCGCGTGTACATCACGCTCGGCGTCGATGAACCGGTGAGCGTGCTCGATGCCGCCACCGGCGAACTCATCCACGAACTGCCCGGCAGCAAAGGCGCGGAGGAGGTCATCGTCGAGGGCGGACAGGTTTTTGTTTTGGAAAGCACAGAGGAATGGGAACTCAATTCGTTTTTGCCGTTTCATAATACCGGCGATCAGGCGCGCGTGCGGCGCGACTTCGCGTGGAACAAAAAAAAGCGCGAGGTAAAGGCGTACGATTCGGTGACCGGCAAACGCATTTGGGGGCACAACAGCAAAGTCGCGCCATTGACGATGACGGCCGATGAACATCGCGTGTTTTTTCACGACGGCGAAAAAGTAGTGGCGCTCAATCGTTCCTCGGGTGATGTGGCGTGGAACGCGGGCAAGTCGTTTTTGCCAGAAGTGGTGCGGTTTAATTTCGGCCCCAAGCTGGTGAGCCACGACGGCGTGGTGCTCTACGCCGGCGGCGATCGCACGATGAAAGCCATTGACGCCAAAACCGGCGAGCAACTTTGGGAGGCGCCGCACGCTCGCGGCGGTTACCAGTCCCCGGAGGATTTGCTGGTGATGCGCGGGATGGTTTGGAGTGCGCCAACCACCAGTGGCCGCGACAGCGGCATCTTCACCGGACGCGATCTGCGCACCGGCAAAGTGAGGGTCGAGATTCCGCCCAACGTGGATACCTACTGGTTCCATCACCGCTGTTACATCGCCAAGGCCACAGATAATTTCCTGATGCCCTCGCGCACCGGCATCGAGTTCATCGATCCCGACACCAAAAACTGGGACATCAATCACTGGGTCCGCGGCGGCTGTCTCTACGGCGTGATGCCCGCCAATGGATTGACCTACGCCCCGCCGCACAACTGCGCGTGTTATCCGGAGGCCAAACTGTTTGGCTTCAACGCGCTGGCCTCCGCCTCGCCATCCCGCGCGCTGGGCAAGGTCATCGAATCCAACCGCCTCGAGCGCGGCCCCGCCTTCGGGCAGGCCACCGACACCGGCGGCATTGGCGAAAGCGATTGGCCCACTTACCGGCACGACAATCTGCGCAGCGGGTTTTCAAAAAATAGTGTCGGCGAAAAACTTGCCCAAAATTGGGCCACACAATTGGAAGGCAAACTCAGCGCCGTCACGATTGCCGAAAACAAACTCTTCGTCGCCCGCGTGGACGCCCACGAAGTCGTCGCGCTGAACGCAACCTCCGGCAAGGAGCTGTGGCGCTTCACCGCGGGCGGGCGCGTGGATTCGCCGCCGAGCATTCGCGACGGGCGCGCCTATTTTGGCAGCGCCGATGGCTGGGTGTATTGCCTGCGCGCACGCGATGGCGCGTTGGCGTGGCGGTTCCGTGCCGCGCCGGAGGACCGCCGACTGATGGCTTACGAACAGCTCGAAAGCGTCTGGCCCGTGCACGGCAGTGTGCTCATTCGCGATGACCAAATTTATTTCGTGGCCGGTCGTTCCAATTTTCTCGATGGCGGAATGCGCTGGTTTGCGCTCGATGCTTTCACCGGCAAAAAAAATATCGAGGTCGTGCTCGACGAAAAGGAGCCGGGCGAGAACAAAAATTTGCAGGAGCGAATTCAGATTTTGCAAATGCCCGTTGGCCTGCCGGACATTCTTTCGAGCGATGACAAATTCATTTATATGAAGTCGCAAAAATTCGACCGCGAAGGCCAGCGCATCGGCCTCGGCCCGCACACCGGCGACTTCGCCGGGCAAGGCGGCCAACAGGGCGGCGACACCGCGCACGTGTTTTGCCCCACCGGTTTTCTCGATGACACATGGTTCCACCGCAGCTATTGGGTTTACGGTCGCAGCTTTGCCGGCGGTCACGCGGGCTATTATCAAGCCGGCCGTTTCGCGCCTTCGGGACGCTTGCTGGTTTTTGATCAGGAAAAAATTTACGGCTTCGGTCGCAAACCGCAGTACCTCAAGTGGACCACTGTCCTCGAGCATCAACTCTTCGCTGCCAATCGCGTTCAAAAAGCCCCGCCGCCCGCCGCCAATAAACCCAAGCGCCCTGCCGCAAAGGCCGCAATGGTTAGCTTCGGCGTGCCCAGGACGATGGATCCCACCGGCAAAGCACTGACCGTTTCCGCGTGGGTTAATGCCAAGCGCCCCAGCGGAGTCATCCTCGCCCGCGGCGGCCCGCAAAACGGTTTCGCATTGGTGATGCAAAACGGCACGCCAGCATTTCTCATTCGCGCAAAAGACAATCTCGCCAGCGTCACCGCCCGCGGCAAGTTTGGCGGGCGATGGGTGCACGTCACCGGCGTGCTCGATGCCAACAAACAAATGCATATTTACATCAACGGCCAACCCGCCGGCCACAGCAAAGCCACCGGTCTCATAGCCAGCACGCCGTTACAAGGCCTCGAGATCGGCTCTGACGACGGCAGCCCCGTGGGCGCCTATCGCAGTCCGAACACCTTCAGCGGCACTATCGACACCGTGCGAATTTATCATCGCGCCCTGAGCGATGACGAAGTCGCCGCGCTCCACGCCGACAAAGCCCCCGCCAATGATCCCGCGTTGATGCTCGCCTGCGATTTTGAAAAAGGCAAAGCCACCGACGCCTCCGGCAAAAACCATCACGGCCAGTTGATTGGTGCCCGCTCCGTTTTGGGACGTGACGAAGCCAGCGGCCTCGCGATGCAATTCAAAGCCACCGCCGGGGCCGCCGCCGGCAGCGCAAGCGTGCCGTACGATTGGACGACGGACCTCCCCATCCTCGTCCGCGCAATGGCCAAAGCCGGCGACACGCTTTATGTCATCGGCCCGCCGGACCTCGTGGACGAAGAGGAAAGTTTTGTAAAACTCACCAAGGGCGATCCCAAGGTGCAGAAAATTCTCACCGCCCAAGCCGCCGCTCTCCAAGGCAAACAAGGCGCCATTTTGCTCGTCATCAACGTAAAAACCGGCGCCACCCAAGCCACCCACAAACTCCCCGCCCTCCCCGTGTGGGACAGCCTCGCCGTGGCAAATGGGAAATTATTTTACACCACACAAACCGGTGAAGTCATCTGCTTGGGTGAATAA
- a CDS encoding redoxin domain-containing protein → MKKTLIIMAGFLTTLLGAADLKVGDAAPDFALQGSDGKTYKLSDYKGKQAVVIAWFPKAFTGGUTAQCKSFRANGNELKKFDAAYFTASCDPADGKKGNINFAKSLELDYPILSDPTKTTAKAYGVVTAARPFPHRWTFYIGKDGKILKIDKKVKAGQDGANAAKTLKALGIGAK, encoded by the coding sequence ATGAAAAAAACACTCATCATCATGGCTGGATTTCTCACCACCCTTCTTGGCGCGGCGGATCTCAAGGTCGGCGATGCCGCCCCGGATTTCGCACTCCAAGGCAGTGACGGTAAAACCTACAAGCTCTCCGATTACAAAGGCAAACAGGCGGTGGTGATCGCTTGGTTTCCCAAGGCATTTACCGGTGGCTGAACGGCCCAATGCAAGTCGTTCCGTGCGAACGGCAATGAACTGAAGAAGTTTGATGCGGCCTACTTCACCGCCAGCTGCGATCCCGCCGATGGTAAAAAGGGCAACATCAATTTCGCTAAATCGCTGGAGCTGGATTATCCCATCCTGAGCGATCCCACCAAAACCACCGCCAAAGCCTACGGCGTGGTGACGGCCGCGCGGCCATTCCCACATCGGTGGACGTTTTACATCGGCAAGGACGGCAAGATCCTGAAGATCGATAAAAAAGTAAAAGCCGGCCAGGACGGCGCCAATGCCGCCAAGACACTCAAGGCTTTGGGCATCGGTGCGAAGTAA
- a CDS encoding Gfo/Idh/MocA family oxidoreductase: MKRRTFLKTTIGAGFVGSAAPNLLLGAAKDKPNEKLNIGIIGSGGRGSANMRGVASENIVALCDVNGQTLAAAQKKHPKAKAYFDWRKLLEDKSIDAVTVSTADHCHALAAVAAMRAGKHVYCEKPLAHSVHEARVMRETYAKTGVATQMGTQIHATDNYRRVVELVQSGAIGNVSEAHVWCSRTINPIGAPVLERQSPPDWFHWDEWQGPAPDRDHNQGYWKGGNLNWNRRWDYGNGVLGDMGSHLIDLPWWALDLKTPLTCEAHGPDADPVACPPWMRVTWEHAARKGKGPHRAPVKVVWYHGGRSKRDRPTINTGMDLGKWFNGILFVGDKGMLLADYGKRILLPKEKFADHKAPKPWITKSLGHHQEWIHAAKTGAPTTCNFEYSGSLIEHNLLGSVAYRVGKTLQWDANHLKATNAPEAAKYIRRDYREGWTI, from the coding sequence ATGAAACGCAGAACCTTTCTCAAGACCACTATCGGCGCCGGCTTTGTGGGCTCCGCCGCACCCAATCTTTTGCTTGGCGCGGCTAAGGATAAGCCGAACGAAAAACTGAACATCGGCATCATTGGTTCAGGCGGACGCGGCTCGGCGAATATGCGCGGTGTGGCCTCGGAAAACATCGTGGCGCTCTGCGATGTAAACGGCCAAACGCTCGCCGCAGCGCAAAAAAAACATCCGAAGGCCAAGGCGTATTTTGATTGGCGGAAATTGTTGGAGGACAAATCCATCGATGCGGTCACCGTCAGCACCGCCGACCATTGCCACGCGCTGGCCGCCGTGGCTGCGATGCGCGCGGGCAAGCACGTTTACTGCGAAAAACCGCTCGCCCACAGCGTGCACGAGGCGCGCGTGATGCGTGAGACCTACGCCAAGACGGGTGTGGCCACGCAAATGGGGACGCAAATTCACGCCACCGATAATTATCGGCGCGTCGTCGAGCTGGTGCAGAGCGGCGCTATCGGCAATGTCAGCGAGGCGCATGTGTGGTGCAGCCGCACCATCAATCCCATCGGCGCGCCCGTGCTCGAACGCCAGTCGCCGCCCGATTGGTTTCACTGGGACGAATGGCAGGGGCCCGCGCCCGATCGCGATCACAATCAAGGTTACTGGAAAGGCGGCAACCTCAACTGGAACCGCCGCTGGGATTACGGCAACGGCGTGCTCGGCGATATGGGCAGCCACCTCATCGATCTCCCATGGTGGGCGCTGGATCTCAAAACGCCACTCACCTGCGAAGCGCACGGGCCCGATGCCGACCCCGTCGCGTGCCCGCCGTGGATGCGCGTCACGTGGGAACACGCCGCCCGTAAAGGCAAAGGGCCGCATCGCGCCCCAGTCAAAGTCGTGTGGTACCACGGCGGCCGCAGCAAACGCGACCGGCCGACCATCAACACCGGTATGGACTTGGGCAAATGGTTTAACGGCATTTTATTCGTCGGCGACAAAGGAATGTTGCTCGCCGATTACGGCAAACGGATTCTGCTGCCGAAAGAAAAATTTGCCGACCACAAAGCGCCCAAGCCGTGGATTACCAAATCGCTGGGCCATCATCAGGAATGGATTCACGCTGCCAAAACCGGCGCACCCACCACTTGCAATTTTGAATACTCCGGCAGCCTCATCGAGCATAACCTGCTCGGCAGCGTGGCCTACCGCGTCGGCAAAACATTGCAATGGGACGCGAATCATTTAAAAGCCACCAACGCTCCCGAAGCCGCCAAATACATCCGCCGCGATTACCGCGAAGGCTGGACGATTTAA
- a CDS encoding sigma-70 family RNA polymerase sigma factor codes for MNQGTSNSEYPNSGEDLKGDSQDQFESNYTDPVSPEEVSSSLETNQQVDKKRDELNISTDPTMLDGLKASDECLRNQASHEFNLRYREYIAFAARKSGLNDQQALDIVNTVLEKVFRKITQYTKHKGRFRNWLWTVTKSTAIDVLRKKIPVETELETGGVSSVEEFEEWWRREEIRYLTKTTLKRMRDVHGIKTKRLNIFLEYAGRGRRAKDVAKEFQVAENAVRLTKHELMPIFEKMVKIVHYEEAGGGA; via the coding sequence ATGAATCAAGGCACATCTAATTCTGAATATCCAAATTCCGGCGAAGACTTGAAAGGAGATTCACAGGACCAATTTGAATCAAATTACACCGACCCGGTCAGTCCTGAGGAGGTCAGTTCTTCGCTAGAAACCAATCAGCAGGTAGACAAGAAGCGCGATGAATTGAATATCAGTACCGACCCAACGATGCTCGATGGGTTGAAGGCTTCCGACGAATGCTTACGCAATCAAGCAAGCCACGAGTTTAATCTACGATACCGAGAATACATCGCATTCGCGGCCCGCAAGTCGGGCCTAAACGATCAGCAGGCGCTGGACATCGTCAACACCGTGCTGGAAAAAGTCTTCCGGAAAATCACCCAGTACACCAAACATAAGGGTCGGTTCCGCAACTGGCTATGGACGGTAACCAAGAGCACAGCGATTGACGTCCTTAGAAAAAAAATACCCGTTGAAACCGAGTTGGAAACGGGTGGGGTTTCTTCGGTCGAAGAATTTGAGGAATGGTGGAGGCGTGAGGAAATTCGGTATCTCACCAAAACTACGCTGAAGAGAATGCGTGATGTGCATGGGATAAAAACGAAGCGGCTCAACATTTTTCTTGAATACGCTGGGCGGGGCAGGAGAGCGAAGGACGTGGCGAAGGAATTTCAAGTTGCAGAAAACGCAGTGCGCCTTACCAAGCATGAGTTGATGCCGATTTTTGAAAAGATGGTAAAGATCGTACATTACGAGGAAGCGGGCGGGGGTGCGTAA
- a CDS encoding dual specificity protein phosphatase family protein — protein sequence MNEARQLHGEFDAVISVVSNPGSLKFAHPNHHREFFDDICEDFHWGREPRREQVERILEFVRKQPEGTRFLVHCQAGISRSTATALGVLAALGWDENEVVARLAADHPEGRPFWPNRLILQHFDIVLKTGLGAAANQFLAGQPDRLLGRLAVSERRSV from the coding sequence GTGAACGAAGCTCGGCAGTTGCACGGGGAATTCGACGCGGTCATCAGCGTGGTCAGCAACCCGGGCAGTCTGAAGTTTGCGCATCCCAATCATCATCGGGAATTTTTTGATGACATCTGTGAGGACTTCCATTGGGGGCGGGAACCGCGCCGGGAACAGGTGGAACGGATTCTTGAATTCGTCCGCAAACAACCTGAGGGCACGCGTTTTCTCGTCCACTGCCAAGCGGGCATTTCTCGCAGCACCGCCACAGCGCTGGGGGTGTTGGCGGCGCTGGGCTGGGACGAGAATGAGGTGGTAGCTCGGCTTGCCGCCGATCATCCCGAGGGTCGTCCGTTTTGGCCGAACCGGCTGATTCTCCAACACTTTGACATAGTGTTGAAAACCGGGCTTGGCGCCGCGGCCAACCAGTTTTTGGCCGGGCAACCAGACCGACTGCTAGGGCGGCTGGCAGTTAGTGAGCGGAGGTCCGTGTGA